In Fusobacterium perfoetens, the sequence AATCCTATTTTATCAAAATAGAATATTCTTAAAAAGTTTACAAAAGCAAGAGTGAATCCAACTATAATACTTACTCTGAATTCTTTCCATAAAATTTTCCACACATCACTTGTTTTAATTTCTCCAAGAGCAAGTCCACGAATAACAAGTGTTGATGATTGAGAGCCTGCATTTCCTCCAGTATCCATAAGCATAGGAATGAATGCAGCAAGAATAACTACAGACTGAAGAGTATCTTCATATTTTCTGATTATAGTTCCTGTAGCTGTAGCTGAAATCATAAGAATAAGCAGCCATAAAATTCTGTGCTTTGCAAGAGAAAGAACAGAATCTTTTAAATATTCTTTGTCAGAAGGCTCCATTGCAGCCATTTTTTGGAAGTCTTCAGTATTTTCCTGATCAATTACATCTACTATATCATCTATTGTGATAATTCCAACAAGTCTGTTTTCCATATCCACAACTGGCATAGTAGAAAGGTCATAGTGTCTGAAAAGGTCAGCTACAATTTCACGGTCTGTGTCAACTTGAACCTTTTCAAAATTGTCAGTCATAATATCTTTTATAAGAGTATCTTCTTGATTGACAATAAGCTCCCTTATAGGAACAGTCCCTTCAAGTTTTCTTTCCTTGTCAACTACAAAGCAATCGTTTATAGTTTCATTTTTCATTCCTTTTGCTCTTATTCTTTCAAGAGCTTGTTTGATATTCATATCATTCTTTAGAGAAACATATTCAACAGTCATAACACTTCCAGCACTGTCTTCTGGATATTTTAAAAACTGGTTAATAAGTTTTCTGTTTTCTGCAGAAGTATTTTTTAAAATTTTAGCAACAACAC encodes:
- the mgtE gene encoding magnesium transporter, which translates into the protein MIRISDALEKNLLLEVKNELSLLNPIDIASILETLSKENTIKAFRLLSKDTASEVFSYLSSEKQQEIIESSSDEELGRIIDAMFLDDTVDLVEEMPAGVVAKILKNTSAENRKLINQFLKYPEDSAGSVMTVEYVSLKNDMNIKQALERIRAKGMKNETINDCFVVDKERKLEGTVPIRELIVNQEDTLIKDIMTDNFEKVQVDTDREIVADLFRHYDLSTMPVVDMENRLVGIITIDDIVDVIDQENTEDFQKMAAMEPSDKEYLKDSVLSLAKHRILWLLILMISATATGTIIRKYEDTLQSVVILAAFIPMLMDTGGNAGSQSSTLVIRGLALGEIKTSDVWKILWKEFRVSIIVGFTLAFVNFLRIFYFDKIGFTMTAVVCLSLFATVVIAKVVGGILPVVAKKLRLDPAIMASPLITTIVDACALVIYFKMATMLLHMN